In Methanobacterium bryantii, the following proteins share a genomic window:
- a CDS encoding adenylate kinase family protein codes for MKKMIILITGTPGVGKTTVSSILVEKIDACIVNINELVDEKHLYTGIDEERGYKIVDLDALFNEMAKIIKNIDDHDKHVIVEGHLSHLFENSDIVIVLRANPDVLRDRMKIKGWKEAKIRENIEAEAIDICSYEAFEIHGDKVHEIDTSDIRPDQVADLIIDVISGDKSFPVGNVDFLEYLK; via the coding sequence ATGAAAAAAATGATAATCCTTATTACAGGAACGCCTGGTGTTGGAAAAACTACTGTGTCATCGATACTTGTAGAAAAAATAGATGCATGCATTGTTAACATCAATGAACTCGTTGATGAAAAACATCTTTATACTGGAATTGATGAAGAGAGGGGATACAAAATAGTAGACCTGGATGCTCTATTTAATGAGATGGCCAAGATAATTAAGAATATAGATGATCATGACAAGCATGTGATTGTTGAAGGGCATCTTTCACATCTTTTTGAAAACTCCGATATTGTAATTGTCTTAAGGGCGAATCCTGATGTTTTGCGTGACCGTATGAAGATTAAAGGATGGAAAGAAGCTAAAATACGTGAAAATATTGAAGCTGAAGCTATCGATATATGTTCCTACGAAGCATTCGAAATTCACGGCGATAAAGTCCATGAAATAGATACAAGTGATATTCGTCCTGACCAGGTCGCAGATTTGATAATCGATGTTATAAGTGGCGATAAAAGTTTTCCTGTAGGAAATGTGGATTTTCTGGAATATTTAAAATAA
- a CDS encoding ribonuclease P protein component 4 gives MRRGRRPRWMLKIAEERIDILFKLAEESYSTHPHRSDRYVEMARNIATKYNIRMPRIWKRRFCKKCYKFLKPGENCQIRLKNSCVIIKCLECGNVVTLPYIREQKDKRRRRRVESHIIKEGINE, from the coding sequence TTGAGAAGGGGAAGAAGACCAAGATGGATGCTGAAAATAGCAGAAGAAAGAATAGATATCCTGTTTAAACTTGCAGAAGAATCGTACAGTACTCATCCACACCGGTCAGATCGCTATGTAGAAATGGCAAGAAACATTGCAACAAAATATAATATAAGAATGCCACGAATCTGGAAGAGAAGATTCTGTAAAAAATGTTATAAATTCCTGAAACCTGGAGAAAATTGTCAAATCCGGTTGAAGAATTCATGTGTTATTATAAAATGCCTTGAATGTGGAAATGTAGTAACCCTTCCATATATAAGAGAGCAGAAAGATAAAAGGAGGAGGAGAAGAGTTGAGTCCCACATTATCAAAGAAGGAATTAATGAATAG
- a CDS encoding YhbY family RNA-binding protein, translated as MNRSLSTFTLNIGKSGINENVIDEIKRQLKAHEVIKVKFSKSISSEKQNYITEITEKSKSKLVDLRGNVAVIYKKNR; from the coding sequence ATGAATAGATCACTTTCAACATTCACACTAAATATTGGAAAATCTGGAATAAATGAAAATGTTATAGATGAAATAAAAAGACAGCTTAAAGCTCACGAAGTAATTAAAGTGAAATTTTCAAAAAGTATATCCTCAGAAAAACAAAATTATATAACTGAGATAACCGAAAAATCAAAGTCTAAACTTGTTGATTTAAGAGGTAACGTTGCTGTAATTTATAAAAAAAACAGGTAA
- a CDS encoding 30S ribosomal protein S19e, protein MTTVYDVPADLLISAIAKDLNENKSINAPEWAKFVKTGVHKERRPEDADWWYTRCASILRKVYIDGPVGLNSLRSYYGGKKDRGCEPEKFRKGSGSIIRTALHQLEDAGFIAKIKEGRIITPEGKSFIDKASNIVKKDIPELAKY, encoded by the coding sequence ATGACTACAGTTTATGATGTTCCTGCAGATTTGCTTATAAGTGCAATTGCAAAGGATTTAAATGAAAATAAAAGTATAAACGCGCCAGAATGGGCGAAATTTGTTAAAACCGGAGTTCACAAAGAAAGGAGGCCTGAAGATGCAGACTGGTGGTACACAAGATGTGCATCAATCTTAAGAAAGGTGTACATTGATGGCCCTGTTGGACTGAACAGTTTAAGATCCTATTATGGTGGAAAAAAAGATAGAGGATGCGAACCAGAAAAATTCAGGAAAGGCAGCGGTTCCATAATAAGAACAGCTTTACATCAACTTGAAGATGCTGGATTCATTGCCAAAATAAAAGAAGGAAGAATCATAACTCCTGAAGGAAAATCCTTCATTGACAAAGCATCAAACATCGTTAAAAAAGATATTCCTGAACTTGCTAAATATTAA
- a CDS encoding DNA-binding protein — protein MSDIEELRRKRMQELQQQAASQQASSQQQEQARQEMEAQKKQAMMQILTPEARGRLANLRLTKPELVEQIELQLIQLAQMGRVKSKITDDQLKHLLTNLVGQKREINITRK, from the coding sequence TTGAGCGATATTGAAGAACTACGACGTAAAAGGATGCAAGAGTTACAGCAGCAAGCTGCATCGCAGCAAGCATCATCCCAACAACAAGAACAAGCCCGCCAAGAGATGGAAGCTCAAAAAAAGCAGGCTATGATGCAGATATTAACTCCTGAAGCCAGGGGCAGACTTGCGAATTTGAGACTCACTAAACCGGAACTCGTTGAACAAATAGAACTTCAACTTATTCAGCTTGCTCAAATGGGGCGAGTCAAATCTAAAATAACTGATGATCAGCTCAAACATCTCCTGACCAATCTTGTTGGTCAAAAAAGAGAGATTAACATAACAAGAAAATGA